The window TACTAAGAAAAATGGTAATCGAAATGTATGCAGCAATAGATCATCAACATATTTCAAGAACTTAGGTAACCCTAGGGTAAAAAGTGGTCCGAGTTGTAGAGCCAGCCATTTATCAGCAATGGCTGGTCCCTTCGACCCAATCGCGGTCTCAGACGGGTCTTTACCGCAAAAGAGACGAAAAATGTAGTTGAAAGACATGACCTGACAAACGTTGTTgaaatttgctttcttttgagACGCTATGCCATCCTCAATGCTGATGAACAGTTGTGACAAGCAGTTTCTAAAGAGAGGAATAAACTCACTGTGCTTGGACGCAAGCACAGACATAAAATAGGATTTGAGAGCGGTATGTTTGGTCTCAGAAGGGTCAAGATAGGCACAAACACGGTATCCTCCAGAGTAGGACAAGGAAGGCAAGAAAGTGCCATCAAGAACGTTGTACTTTTCAACTTTAGAAGTGTCAAAGAGGATCGGAAACGAAATTGCGTCAAGGACAGCAATAACTTTGGGGTTCTTGGCAATGAAAGGGCCGGGAGGCATGTTGGTTTTGATGACCGTGGAGTTGTGCTTTTGGATGCGTGTTTTAAAGAACTCATCTTTACCTTGGTTATAGAAATAGTCTAGACGATCTCTAATTGCACCGAAGAAAGGGGTGCCATAATCACCAGGGATTGGCTTCATCGGGAGTTTTGATtcagaagaggaagaagaagaaggagacaTCTTCGATTACTATTTGCGTTTGGATTTTCTTCTGGCTTCGTGGTGAATCAAGGGATTGCCATGTATCAATATATAATAGCTTAAAAACATTCTTGTGATTAATTATTGTTATCaagaaaattcattaattaatgcTAGTTGTATATTTGTTGAATTAAAAATGCTCTTGCTTTTCAACGCGATTTGATTCATCTGCTTACTAAatgcttaaaaaatttaaagcacaCACTCATTATTCAACTACATCATGGGGGCGATGATGGTTGTGGGTCACAGAACATGTCACGTAAGGTGGTATCGGATTTACatgaggaaaaataataaaacaaattcaatcctGTACAGTTGCGTGTGGCCTTTAGAACGAATTGAAGGAACAGAAGACTAGATAAATTAGCTTCTGTAAGGTGGGCtggattatttatttctttaatataaaaaatattcagataTTATTATGTGTATAATTAtgaacttaaaatataatatatattcgataatatttttttaaaatattgatacgaatgttataaattttcaaatgatGTATTGAATCGATCTGAGCTTACCAATCAAATCTGTGATTTGTGTAATAAGACAgtaataactttatagaaagcaaataaaaaaaattgaagctcaatttctaatcaatcgAATGTTGAA of the Populus nigra chromosome 7, ddPopNigr1.1, whole genome shotgun sequence genome contains:
- the LOC133698870 gene encoding allene oxide synthase 3-like codes for the protein MSPSSSSSSESKLPMKPIPGDYGTPFFGAIRDRLDYFYNQGKDEFFKTRIQKHNSTVIKTNMPPGPFIAKNPKVIAVLDAISFPILFDTSKVEKYNVLDGTFLPSLSYSGGYRVCAYLDPSETKHTALKSYFMSVLASKHSEFIPLFRNCLSQLFISIEDGIASQKKANFNNVCQVMSFNYIFRLFCGKDPSETAIGSKGPAIADKWLALQLGPLFTLGLPKFLKYVDDLLLHTFRLPFFLVKSDYYKLYDVFYASSGPILDKAESFGVTREEACHNLVFLACFSTYGGLKVWFPALIKWVGLSGEKLHRQLADEIRTVVKEEGGVTIQAMDKMVLTKSVVYEAFRIEPPVPFQYAKAKEDIVVESHHAAYKIKKGEMIFGYQPFATKDPEVFDDAEEFVGHRFVGEGEKLLKYVYWSNGRETEDPTVEDKQCPGKDMVVLLSRLMLVEFFLRYDTFTVETAVLPIGSSVTFTSLAKATSI